The genomic window GTTTCCCTGCACCGGCCGGATCGATTTCATGCTGTTGCTCAAGGCCTTCAGCCAGGGCGCGGACGGCATTATTGTTTCCGGCTGTCATCCCAACGATTGTCATTATACTTCTGGTAATTTTCATGCCCGCCGTCGCTGGATGGCTTTTAGGAATCTGGCTGAGTTTATGGGGATCGAGGTGGAACGCATCCAATTTTCCTGGGTCTCTGCGGCTGAAGGGG from bacterium includes these protein-coding regions:
- a CDS encoding hydrogenase iron-sulfur subunit; protein product: MPEFEPKIVAFVCNWCTYAGADLTGTSRIKYAPNVRIVRFPCTGRIDFMLLLKAFSQGADGIIVSGCHPNDCHYTSGNFHARRRWMAFRNLAEFMGIEVERIQFSWVSAAEGAKWADLVNSTVNRVRELGPYDRYHAMAASSWQ